The genomic stretch TACAActacaaaaatacaaaagacataaaaattaaaactttttcttttatatcttttattttgaatctaaaaaaaaaaaaaaatttacaaaaaaatttacAAAACAAAAGATTGAGAAgaacatatataaatttaaaattagtacatatatatatatataatatatataatactcAATCAGAAACCgacttataaaaataaaatattttttttcttttattttattgaagtaaagaaaaaaaatatttttatgtttatgtaaagtcaaaatataaatatatagttatatatatatataactatatAACTTAGTTATAACTGAGCAATATCCAATCCTCTTGATAGAACAAGAAATTTGATATTGCTCCTTTTTTTTAGTTTTCAAAAACTCACACACACTAAAATCGAAGTCTTATCCATTTGTAGATGGAACTTCGACAGCAGCTAGGTCTAGAGGGAAGTTATGAGCATTACGTTCATGCATAACTTCCATACCAAGGTTAGCACGGTTAATAATATCAGCCCAGGTATTAATTACACGACCTTGACTATCAACTACAGATTGGTTGAAATTGAAACCATTTAGGTTGAAAGCCATAGTGCTAATACCTAAAGCAGTGAACCAAATACCTACTACAGGCCAAGCAGCTAGGAAGAAATGTAAAGAACGAGAGTTGTTGAAACTAGCATATTGGAAGATCAATCGGCCAAAATAACCATGAGCAGCTACGATATTATAAGTTTCTTCCTCTTGACCGAATCTGTAACCTTCATTAGCAGATTCATTTTCTGTGGTTTCCCTGATCAAACTAGAGGTTACCAAGGAACCATGCATAGCACTGAATAGGGAGCCGCCGAATACACCAGCTACGCCTAACATGTGAAATGGGTGCATAAGGATGTTGTGCTCAGCCTGGAATACAATCATAAAGTTGAAAGTACCAGAGATTCCTAGAGGCATACCATCAGAAAAGCTTCCCTGACCAATTGGATAAATCAAGAAAACAGCAGTAGCAGCTGCAACAGGAGCTGAATATGCAACAGCAATCCAAGGGCGCATACCCAGACGGAAACTAAGTTCCCACTCACGACCCATGTAACAAGCTACACCAAGTAAGAAGTGTAGAACAATTAGCTCATAAGGACCGCCATTGTATAACCATTCATCAACGGATGCCGCTTCCCATATTGGGTAAAAATGCAAACCTATAGCCGCAGAAGTAGGAATAATGGCACCAGAAATAATATTGTTTCCATAAAGTAGAGATCCAGAAACAGGTTCACGAATACCATCAATATCTACCGGAGGGGCAGCAATGAAAGCGATAATAAATACAGAAGTTGCGGTCAATAAAGTAGGGATCATCAAAACACCAAACCATCCAATGTAAAGACGGTTTTCAGTGCTGGTTATCCAGTTACAGAAACGACCCCATAGGCTTTCGCTTTCGCGTCTCTCTAAAATTGCAGTCATGGTAAAATCTtggtttattttatttaatcatCAGGGACTCCCAAACACACGAATTCTCTATAAAACGAAATAGATAATTGAGGGCTTGTTATTCAACAGTATAACATGACTTATATACCCGTGTCAACTAACACCAACATTCATGGAGATATCTTTATGATATTATCTATCTAGATTCGTCAGAATTTTTTTGAATATGGGATTTCATCTTATTTCAATATGATAATTATAATGGGTTGCCCGGGACTCGAACCCGGAACTAGTCGGATAGAGTAGAAATTTTCCTTGTTAAaaataggtaaaaaaaaaaaaatccctctcCAAGCCGTGCTTGCATTTTTCATTGCACATGGCTTTCCCTATGTATACATCTAAAACTCAGTTCCCTTCCTAGACGAAACCTCTAAGGAAGTTGAATACTCAATTGCTCAATCCCTACTCGTATATTGTAGGagcatttcataataaaaataaatgaatttttgTTATCCCTTCATCTTCATCATTTAGGGATAATTTCGATTTACATGTTTTCATAACCAATTATTCATGATTGGCCAAATCAttgatagaaataatatccaaataCCAAACACGTCTTCTATATAACCTGCGCGAACTAGAAGAAACTTTTGGAAAGATCAAAGAAAGAATCTGTTCTTCCTCCGTAAAAAACTCTTCTAATAATTCCGAACCTAATCTTTTCAAAAAAGCGCGTACAGTACTTTTGTGTTTACGGGCCAAAGTTTTAACACAAGAAAGTCGAAGTATATATTTTATTCGATACAAACTCTTTTTTTTTGAGGATCCGCTATAATAATGAGAAAGATTTCTGCATATACGCACAAATCGGTCGAGAATATCAGAATCCGACGAATCCGCCCGAATCGGTTTACTAATGGGATGTCCTACTGCGTTACAAAATTTCGTTTTTGCCAATGATCCAATTAAAGGAATAATTGGAACTATTGTATCGAGTTTCTTTATAGTATTATCTATTATAAATGAATATTCTAACATTTGACTCCGTACCACTGAAGGATTTAATTGTACACTTGAAAGATAGCCCAAAAAGTTGAGAGAATGCTTGGATAATGAATTTATATAGATCTTTTCTGGTTGAAACCAGACATAAAAATGATATTGACATAAGTTGACAAGGTAATATTTCCATTTTTTCATCAGAAAAGGCCTATTTTTTGAAGCCAAAATTGATTTTCCTTGATATCTAACATAATGCATGAAAGGATCCTTGAACAACCACAGGGTGGCCTGAAAATCATTAGCAAAGACTTCCGCAAAATGTTCTATTTTTCCATAGAAAAAAATTCGTTCAAGAAGGACTCGCAAAAATATTGATCGTAAATGAAAGGATTGGTTACGGAGAAAAAAGAAGATGGATTCGTATTCATATACATGAGAATTATATAGGAACAAGAAAAATCTTGGATtcctttttataaaaataataatagattTCTTTGGAATAATAAGACTGTTCAAATTCCAATACTCATGAAGAAAGAGTCGTAATAAATGCAAAGAAGAGGGATCTTTCACCCAATAGCGAAGGGTTTGAACCAATTTTTCTAGATGGATGGGGTAAGGTATTAATATATCTGACACATAATTTAAATGTGGAAATTTGTCCTCTAATAAAGGAAATATTGAATGAATTGATcgtaatttatgagattttactATCTCTGACCTTTCTAAAGAAGATACTAATCGTAGGGAAAATGGAATTTCCACAATAACTGCAAAGCCCTCTGATATCATTTGATAATACAAATTCTTGTTGTATCTAAAAAATGGATTTTGGTTAGAATCATTAGCAGAAATAATCAAATGATTCTGTTGATACATTCGAGTAATTAAACGTTTTACAATTAAAAAACTAGATTTATTGTCATAACCTACATTTTCCAACAAAATAGATCTATTTAAACTATGATCATGAGCGAATGTATAAATATACTCCCGAAAGATAAATGGGTATAGGAAGTCGTTTTTTCGAGATCTATCTAATTCTAAATATCTTTCCTccattttttgtttcattttaaattCACTTTGATTGCAGCAAGGATAGAGGATTTTTATTAGATTATTAAATGATACATAGTGCGATACAGTAAAAACAAAGTAGTATAATAAGAAAAGAATAGATACCTTGGAAATAGGCAAACTCATCAACGGACTCCCCATCCCCTCTTTTTTTCCATCTAATtggtttatgtgtatttatgtgTATTATAGGATAGGATAAAAAGATAATTAGAAATCCTTTATTTTTTCAAGCCGATCGCTCTTTTGATTTTGGAAAAAAATCTCGTTATCAATATACTCTTTCTTCTACACATCCATCTCCCCCTCATAGTGGAGAATACCTAATAGTTAGGACttattaaaagaaaatagaaaatctGCTCATAGAAATTCCCGCATTAGGTACTAATTTATTTTTAACGTCTAATTAGATCGGATAATCATTCAAATTAAGAACGTAAGCTCGTTGCTTTTTTGTTTCCATATAATTGGAACCGTAGGAGTCTATCCATTTATTCACTCGAcccaattttgaattcatttttttATGTTCCGCACCAAAAATTCAAATAAAGTTTGGGTCGATCCGGCAAAAATGAAATATTCTCA from Hevea brasiliensis isolate MT/VB/25A 57/8 unplaced genomic scaffold, ASM3005281v1 Scaf336, whole genome shotgun sequence encodes the following:
- the LOC131177116 gene encoding photosystem II protein D1 codes for the protein MTAILERRESESLWGRFCNWITSTENRLYIGWFGVLMIPTLLTATSVFIIAFIAAPPVDIDGIREPVSGSLLYGNNIISGAIIPTSAAIGLHFYPIWEAASVDEWLYNGGPYELIVLHFLLGVACYMGREWELSFRLGMRPWIAVAYSAPVAAATAVFLIYPIGQGSFSDGMPLGISGTFNFMIVFQAEHNILMHPFHMLGVAGVFGGSLFSAMHGSLVTSSLIRETTENESANEGYRFGQEEETYNIVAAHGYFGRLIFQYASFNNSRSLHFFLAAWPVVGIWFTALGISTMAFNLNGFNFNQSVVDSQGRVINTWADIINRANLGMEVMHERNAHNFPLDLAAVEVPSTNG